The Candidatus Hydrogenedentota bacterium sequence CAAACAAACGGAGAGCGCCGAAATCAGCCCCTGCCCCGTCGAACACCTCCTGCTGCTTCGCGGCGGACAAGGACTGCCGCCGCAACCCCAGCGGCTTGCCGTGGAAGCACAACGCCAAAGCGATCAAGCACGCGCGTATCTCACCGAACATGTGCGTCGCACCCTTGCCGTGGAATGCCGGGAACGTCGCATGGCTTCACTGCCTGAGCGAGAGTCCTTTCTCAAACGCGGATATGACTTTGAGGAGGCAGAACTTGCCAAAGCGCGAATCATGTTGAGGCAGAAAGAACGGGAGGGCGACAAGAAGGCCGCCGCCAGACTCACATACATCAAGACCCAACAACGGGAACTGAGCAGCCGCCGCGAGCGCGCCATCAGCATTATCCGAAGAGAGCCGGAACTGCTGGTGCCCGGCGATGTGGACTTTATCGCCCATGCCCTTGTGGTGCCGGCTACCGATCCCGCAGAAATCGAATGGCGCGATGCCAATGTCGAACAGATCGCCATGGACATCGCAAAGGCTTTCGAGGAAGCGGAAGGCGCAAAAGTGAAATTTGTCCATACGCCCAGC is a genomic window containing:
- a CDS encoding DUF3883 domain-containing protein, which codes for KQTESAEISPCPVEHLLLLRGGQGLPPQPQRLAVEAQRQSDQARAYLTEHVRRTLAVECRERRMASLPERESFLKRGYDFEEAELAKARIMLRQKEREGDKKAAARLTYIKTQQRELSSRRERAISIIRREPELLVPGDVDFIAHALVVPATDPAEIEWRDANVEQIAMDIAKAFEEAEGAKVKFVHTPSLARAAGLPQHPGFDLLSIRHGDQQRCIEVKGCSGTGEIQITENEWARACNLREDYWLYVVYHCGTSTPQLVRIQDPFGTLLVRLFSRTQTVDRTIHATVETSGVKIGHAQIMEIGKI